AACCGGGGATCGCAAAGTTGGGCGTGTTGTTGCTGGTTACAAAATTACGACGGATAACGGCGTCATAGGATGACTTAATGGGTAGGCCTGGGGTGATGAAGACCAATATCCCACCAGTATTATTTCTGGCGACGTTGCCTTCGACGAGAACATGCCGACTGTTTTCAACTTCGATACCCGCTACGTTATCGAATACCTGATTGTTTCGAACATCGATGTAGTCAGACATGCCGACATAGATGGCGGCGTCCTCAATTTCGCTTAGTATGTTGTTCTCGATAAGACCGTTATGACCGAACTCGGGGAAAATGCCATAAAGGCCGGTATCGATGACCCAGTTGTTTCTGATCGAGAAGTTATTTCCCGACTGCCCCATGATGGCATTGCCTTTGTACTTCGTGATTTTGAACCACTCGACGCTGAAGCCGTTTCCCGAATACAAAATGGCATCGTTAAGCACTTTTTCGCCATCGAGATGTGGCCACTCGCCGTCCTCAACGACACCAATCAATGAGATATCGTCCTTATCGACGAACACCGTCTCGTTATAGGTGCCCGGGTAAACCCTGATCGTGTCCCCAGCTTTTGCTTGCGTGACTGCTGCCTGGATCGACTCGCCTTCTTTCACTTCGAGCGTAGCGGCTTGTGCCACCCCTGTCGGTAGCGACGCCATCAGAATCCATAAAAATAGGCTGAGTTTTATTTTCATTATTGTGACCTCGAAGTCAGCTTTTGATCGTTTATTACTCGCCCTGGCGTCAGGCCGGACGGAACGCGCTCAGGTATGCGGGGCATAAAACCCTCATCGGTTAAAGCGTGGAGGAAATCGACCAATCTGTCGAGTTCTTCGTCACGCAGATTGGGTTCCCAGATATGCCAATGGATCAGGAGGTTCTCGTCCTTTGGCACTGCATGCCCTCTACCCCCGTTATAAAACGCCACGGTATCGCGCAGGGTCTTAAAGTTTCCCTGGTGCATATAAGGCGCCGTTTTTGCAATGTTACGAAGACTCGGCACCCTGAAGCCACCGTGCTGGCTGGGTATGCCTGATGTTGCGCCGGCTCCAGGGTCAAAGGGTCGGCCTTCTGGCTCCGGGACGCCAATAATGGCGATTTCCTGATTACTAAAGAGCGGGGGTGTATGACACTCCCCACAGCGAGAGACAAATGAGCGAAAGACGTTGAGGCCTTCTAACTCGCTCGGGGACAGGCTGTTGTGCAGGCCATGTGCGTAGAAATCATACCGACTGTTGAGTGAAATCAGCGAAGCCTCAAAGGCGCTCAGTGCTGCGTAGACCTGGTTTAGACTGATGTTTGGTGTTCCGAACGCGTCCGAGAAAAGCCGTAGGTAGGTTTCGTTACTTGAGAGATCTTCGAGCAGTTGCTCAGGCGTATTACCCATTTCATTCGACGCATACAAAGGTCCGAGTAGCTGGGTTTCAAGAGAGGCTTTACTGCCATCCCAAAGTAAGGTGTCAAAGAAACCTATATTCCAAAGACTGGGGGCCGAGCGATCGAGGCTTACACCATTGATGCCAACCGCGCGACCTCGGCCGTCTGCGAAGCCATGGTCAGGGTCGTGGCAGCTAGAACAGGCCATTGTATTGTCGCCTGAGAGCAATGGATCAAAGAAAAGGTAACGTCCAAGGTCAATTACCTGCGGACTGAATCCGTCACGCAGCTCGGGGAGCCCCGCGCGAGGGCCGCCGACGCCGCTGTTGTGAGGTGAGCCGTAATGGTTATAGAGGCTGTCGAGTTTGCAGACCGACTGCTCATTAATTTTGAAACCCGCTGGGCAGTTATCGACTAGAGCGAATTCACCGGCCTCGCCTTTTGCGATGGCGGCGGAGATCAGCCAAAGCAAAAGTAATAGGTTGGCGCCAAATTTACTCAGCGATGGAAACCACATAAGCCGTCACGTCGTCGATAAGCTGTGGGTCTTTTAACGCTTTGGATAGCCTTGCCATCTGTTGACCATACTTGTCGTTGGGGTGAGTACCGCGTTTACCCTTTGCAAACTCACCATACTGACGCGTCAGGTAGTCACTACTAAGTCCTAGCAAATTGGGGGCGCCCAGCGCATCGTTCCCGTTTGCACCCGTTCCGTGACAGGCGCCACAGTAGGCGGTGTACAAATCTTTACCCCGGGCAACATCGCCATTTCTTGGCACCGGCGACATGACGTTGCTGTCAGGCAGTTCGCTAATGGCCATCGTTGCACTGCTCAGAGTTCGCGTGTCGAGCGTCGCAATCGCGGCGGTCATCGACTGCGCGTAGTGATTATCTTTGCTGCGCCAGCCTTCTTTGAAGCCCTGCAGTTGCCGCTTGATATAGGATTCAGATAGGCGAGTCAGGTTGGGCGCACCCAGCGTATCGTTGCCCGCCCCAGTCGCGCCGTGACAGTGTGCGCAATGGGTCTGATAGCCGTCGTCAGCGGTAGCTGGCATCGTCGCCGCGACGAGGGTCATCAACGCCGCGCATATCCAGTTAGTAAGGCTCATCTTATTATTTTAATTCTTTTGATTTATAAGTCCCAAGTATAAACCTGAGGATGACGGGGATAAAGAAACTAGGAATTAGAGAGTAAAAGGGGCAGTCGTTCTTTTTCGATAAGCGCGCTAAACTCAACGCAGCAGGGGGTAGGGTATGGAATTCTTGAAACCGGATTGTCGTGCAACCCTAAGAGAGGGGCTCGACGAACTCTACCGCTTCGCGCCAGAGGTGGCAGAGGTATCTGAGCGCAAAGGCAAAAGCTTCAGAGATCACGACCTCACCCACGTGCTATTTGGTTGTGATACGTCGCTAAAAGGCGAGATTTTACTGAAGCCTTGGATCTTGTTTGGCACGACCATTACGCTTGATGAAATAAAAGCCTACCAAAGAGACCCCGAGGTTCAGCGGTTGAATCAAGAGGGTGTTGACATGCTGGGGGGGCGAATCAAAGCCTACCTATTGGCTTTTGTTTACTTTACCCCACTGTTTTTCTGGATTTGGGTTCGCCGTGTCCGGCGCATGTCAGCCAAATGGCCTCACTCGGAGGTGAGCGAGGCGATGTTAGACACACCGCTCGATGAGCTGCGAAGAACTTACAGAATTGAGCTATACCACTAAGCTAAATGGGCTCAAGAAGGGGCGGCGCCCGCCCAACTTACTCGTCTAGGAAGCTGCGCAGATAATCAGAGCGCGTGGGGTGGCGAAGCTTGCGCAACGCTTTAGCCTCGATCTGTCGTATCCGCTCTCGCGTGACATCGAACTGCTTACCCACTTCTTCAAGCGTGTGATCCGTGTTCATGTCGATGCCGAATCGCATTCTCAACACCTTTGCTTCACGCGCTGTGAGACCGCCGAGTACTTCTCTCGTCGCCTCGGTCAAGCCTTCTTCAGTTGCCGATTCGACGGGGCTTGCGATGGTCACGTCTTCGATGAAGTCACCAAGGCTTGAATCCTCGTCGTCACCGATCGGTGTTTCCATAGAAATAGGTTCTTTCGCGATCTTGAGGACCTTGCGAACTTTGTCCTCGGGCATATCCATACGCTCACCCAGTTCTTCCGGCGTGGGCTCACGTCCCATTTCCTGAAGCATCTGCCGGGAAATACGGTTCAGCTTGTTGATGGTCTCAATCATGTGAACGGGGATTCGAATTGTGCGCGCCTGATCCGCGATAGATCGGGTAATTGCCTGTCGAATCCACCATGTAGCGTACGTGGAGAACTTGTAACCGCGGCGATATTCAAATTTATCAACCGCCTTCATCAAGCCGATATTGCCTTCCTGAATAAGGTCCAGGAATTGGAGCCCGCGATTGGTGTACTTTTTCGCAATAGAGATAACGAGGCGGAGGTTTGCCTCAACCATTTCCTTTTTCGCACGACGCGCCCGGGCTTCACCCATGCTCATCCGGCGATTAATTTCTTTGATCTCACCCGTCTTAAGGCCCACTTCATCCTCAATCACGGCGATGCGTTTTTGCAGTCGGATGAT
The Candidatus Paraluminiphilus aquimaris genome window above contains:
- a CDS encoding cytochrome-c peroxidase, which codes for MWFPSLSKFGANLLLLLWLISAAIAKGEAGEFALVDNCPAGFKINEQSVCKLDSLYNHYGSPHNSGVGGPRAGLPELRDGFSPQVIDLGRYLFFDPLLSGDNTMACSSCHDPDHGFADGRGRAVGINGVSLDRSAPSLWNIGFFDTLLWDGSKASLETQLLGPLYASNEMGNTPEQLLEDLSSNETYLRLFSDAFGTPNISLNQVYAALSAFEASLISLNSRYDFYAHGLHNSLSPSELEGLNVFRSFVSRCGECHTPPLFSNQEIAIIGVPEPEGRPFDPGAGATSGIPSQHGGFRVPSLRNIAKTAPYMHQGNFKTLRDTVAFYNGGRGHAVPKDENLLIHWHIWEPNLRDEELDRLVDFLHALTDEGFMPRIPERVPSGLTPGRVINDQKLTSRSQ
- a CDS encoding c-type cytochrome, giving the protein MSLTNWICAALMTLVAATMPATADDGYQTHCAHCHGATGAGNDTLGAPNLTRLSESYIKRQLQGFKEGWRSKDNHYAQSMTAAIATLDTRTLSSATMAISELPDSNVMSPVPRNGDVARGKDLYTAYCGACHGTGANGNDALGAPNLLGLSSDYLTRQYGEFAKGKRGTHPNDKYGQQMARLSKALKDPQLIDDVTAYVVSIAE